AAGATCCAGGCGCGCCTGCCGGAGCTGGAGAAGCGCCGGCAAGGGATACTGGAGCAAATCCGCCTGGGCTACGGCCGCGACGGCATTTGCGTGAAGGTGGATAAAAAGGTGAACCCCGGCGTGGTGATCAAGGTGGGGCCGGAGGTCTTCCGCGTGCAGGAAGAGATGGCGGGGCCGAAAATCTTCCTGTTCAAGGAAGGCCGTATCAAGGTTCTGTGAAGGCATTCCGAAAGGCTTGAGCAATGGCGATGGACCCGATCCCGGATGAGGACAAGGATCTCCGATCCATATTGGAGATGAACCTCGACGGCCTGGATACCCTGGGGGTGGAGGATAATTCCTTCCGCTCCGCGGGGCCGGCCGAACCGATGACCCTCGAGAAGCGCATGTCGGGAAGCGCCCGCCTGACGCGGCTGCAGGCCCAATGGGAAAAGGGCCAGACCGGGGACGCTCCCTCCGGCCTGCCGTTCAACCGCGGACTGGTCCAAATCGAGCCCGCCGAGCGGACCCTGACCTATAAGGCCACCGTGGTCAAGACCTGGGATTCCGCGGTGCAGGACGCCAAAGGGATCTACGATTCCATCTGCCTGGGGGAGATGGCCAATCTTTCCCAGGTTCGCACCCTGGTCGGCTCCTTCCTGGACGTGCTCGAAAAGGATCGCAACATCCTGTTGGCCCTTTGCCTGTACCAATCCCCCAACCTGGCCGAATACCTCTACCGCCATGGGGTGAACATGTGCCTGGTCTCCCTCGCTGCGGCGACGGCTTCGGGCTATTCCAAGGGCCAGGTGCTGGAAATCGGCCAGGCCGCCCTCCTCGCCGACGTGGGCATGGCTATGGTCCCGGAAGCCATCCTGCTCAAGGCCGGTAAGCTTACCGAAGAGGAACTGGCCGAGATCCACCGCCATCCCGCGAACAGCTTCGCCCTCCTGGAGAAGATCCACGACGCGTCCGATTATATCCTGGCGGCGGCCTACCAGCATCATGAACGCCTGACCGGAGCGGGCTATCCGAAGCGGCGCTCCCAGGCGCAAATCTCCCAGGTGGCACGCATCGTCGCCATCTCGGATACGCTCTGCGCCATGGTCCATAAGCGCTCGCATCGCGACGCGCTCACTCCCCAGATGGCCCTCGACAAGGTCATCAAGATGGGCCAGATGAACTTCCTCGATCCGGTCCTCATCCGCAACCTGCTGCGCTACCTGTCCGTCTTTCCCATCGGGACCTATGTGGAGCTCGTCTCCGGCCGCATGGGCCGGGTGGTGGCGGCGCATCCCGAGGATCCTACGCGTCCCGTCATCTCCATCCTCCGCAACGAAAAGGGCATGCCTCTGCCCATGAAGCAGATCCTGCAGGTCGACTTGATGAAGGAGAAAAACGAGAAGATCATCAAGGTGGTGGATGGGGAAGCGGAGAAGTTCAGGCCCTTAGACGGATTCTGAAAACCCCGGCTTCATCCCTTTGCGTCGGAGTCCCATACGCATTCGCCCTCCGCATCCCGGGCCGTCCCCTGCGTATGATGCCGAAGGGCGGGCCGGGCCGGCCATGGGCCGGGATCGTATGTTATTGGGATGCAACCGCGAATCATCTATCAAGTGGTTCCCCGCAACGACGAATGGCATGTGGTGAAAGGCCGTAACGAATGCGAAGGCCGTTTCAAGTCCAAGCCCGATGCGGTGGAATTCGCCCGCTTCCTGGCGATGCGGGAAGCGGTGGCGGAACTGCGCGTGGCCAAGCTCGACGGGTCCATCCAATCCGAATACACCTTCGGCAAGGATCCGCACGAAGTGGAAGGCTGAACGCGCGGGAACGATCCACCTTTCCTTAGCGTTCGTCGATTACCCTTTTAAAATCCGGATCCGGGAGGAGCAACATAGCTACCATTCCGCTCCCCTGGTATCGGCAATCGCGGGTTCACCGTACACAAAAGTGTACGGGCCTGCCGCAGCGCATACTGATGCGCTCCTAATGGAACCGTAATCTCGAAGTACTCCAGGTCCGACCTCGATTTTGTCGGAATGTCTCTACATTCCGTTACTCTACGCGAAAATAATCGAGTAATTAGAATGAGGAACCCAAAACCACTTCCCGGGAGCTCTGGAATTTTATGAAGACGGCAAGAATTTTTTTTGGCATTCCGTTCGCCATCGCCTTAGGATGCCAAATCCCTGCCATGGCCGAGGATGCCGCTGCTTCCAAGCCCGTGGACCATGCGGCCGCTCGTCAAGCCCCCGCCCCCGCCAAGGATTCCTTGAAGACGCCGGAGGCTTCGCCCGCCCCCGACATGGCCGCGCTGCAGGATCCCTTGCTCCCCGCCATCATGAGCCCGGGGGAGAAACTGATGTGGGGCAAGAACGGGTTGATGCGCAAGATAGGGGCCTTTCCCTTGACGGAAGAATCGCGGGAAAAGGAAATGAGCCTGCGCCGCACCATGCTCACCGTCCATGAAATCGGCGGCTTCATCACCTTGGCTTCCATGCTGACGACCGTGGTCTACGGGCAGTTGACCTTGAACGGAAACCTCAGCCTGGGCGAAACCCATCAGGCATGGGCCACTGCCACCATAATTTCCTACTTCACCACCGCCTCCCTTTCCCTGCTGAGCCCGCCGCCTATGGTCCGCAGGAACGAATGGAATACCGTATCCATCCACAAGGGCTTGGCCATTATCCATTTCACCGGGATGATCCTGACGCCCTTGCTCGCCGACGGCATCGCCCAGGAGGAACGCGGCTCCTCGAGCCCGGCCAAGATCAACCGGGACAAGGCCCACATCCACCAGATATCCGGCTACATCACCACGGCCACGTTCGCCGCGGCGATGATGGTCATCACCTTTTGAAAACGGGAATCGAAATGCGCATTTGCTCCGGTATGGTAAAATCATTGATCGTCTCGGCGCTGGCCGTGGGCGCGGCCGCGCAGGCGAAGACCTATGAGGCCATCAAGGGGGAGTCCTCCTTGAGCTATGGTCTGGTCCATCCCATGCATCATATCACCGGGGTCAGCCGGGATTTCCTGTGCCAGGTGGATCTGTCGCCGGACACGGTTTCCTCCCATATCAAGGTCAGCGCCGCCATCAGCAGTTTCGACAGCAAGAACTCGAGCCGGGACTCGCATGCCATGGAAATGGTGGAAGCGATGAAGTATCCCAAGGTGGAGTTCTCCAGCGATGCCGTGAAGCCGGAAGGCGACGGCTACCTCGTATCCGGCAACCTCACCTTCCATGGGATAACCCACCCCGTCAGCTTCCATGTCACGCCGAAATCCGCGGGCGGCAAGGAGGAAATCATCGGCGAGTTCGCCGTAAAGCTCTCCGATTACAAGGTCGAGCGCCCCAGCTTGCTATTCGTCCGGACGGAAGACAAGCTCACCATCCGCTTCGATTTGTTCGCCAAGCCCTGAGGGACGGAACACCAGGATTAATGGTTATAGGCCTCCTCGCCGTGCACCGATAGATCCCGCGGCCCGAACGTCGTCGAGCTTATGTGGCCTGATGTTGGCTTCGATTTTCTTCACCTGACAATTGCCTTCGTAATCGTGGGCGCCAAAGGTAATTGTCAATCTTCGGGCCGGTCACCCTACTTTCCTCTGCCATCGGGTAAATAAATGTCAGGACCGGCTCCGGGTCCGGACCCGGCATGCGGGTTAATACAGTATCTTTCCCGCGTCTGTTTGCTGGGAGGACCCATGGGCTTGAAGGTCGTCGTAACCGGCGCGACCGGAATGGTGGGAAAGGCGGTCTTGCTGGAATGCCTGGATAGCGCCGCGGTGGAGCAAGTGCTCGCCATCGGCCGCCGGCCCATCGGCATGAAGCATCCCAAGCTCTCGGAGCGGCTCCTGGCCGACATGTCCGACCCGGCCTCCATCGCGGACGCCCTCTCGGGCGTGGATGCCTGTTATTTCTGCCTGGGGGTTTCGTCCATGGGGATGAGCGAGGCGGAATATTCCCGCTTGACGTACGACCTGACCCTGGGTTTCGCCAAAGCCCTGGCGGCCTCCAGCCCGCAAGCGGTCTTCTGCTACGTCTCCGGGGCGGGTACGGATTCCAGCGAGAAGGGAAAGCGCATGTGGGCGAGGGTGAAAGGCAAGACCGAGAACGCCCTGCAACGCTTGCCCTTCAAAGCGGCCTACAATTTCCGTCCCGGGTTCATCCGCCCCATGCGCGGGGTCGCTTCGCGCACGAAGACCTACCAGGTCCTCATCACCCTTTTCCGCCCCCTGTTCCCGCTGCTGGCCTTGTCCAAGGCTTTCGCCACGGATAGCGTCACCCTGGGTCGGGCGATGCTCTACGTAACCCAGAAGTTACCCGAGGGACGGTTCGTGGAAAGCGTGGATATCAATCGTTACGGCAAAGCGGGCTAGCAGAGGCCGGAACCGGTAAGCCCGGCGCGAGCCGCCGGCTCGCGCGAGCGGCTACGCGGCTCTAAGCCTGGACGTACGACCCCGCGGCTACATCCTCCAGGATGCCCGGCCGCGACGGCTTCCAACCCAAAGCCTGCTTCGTCTTATCCGAGGAGATGATCTGGTTGGCGGCCAAGGCATCCGCGAAGGGGCCCATGGCCTTCCTGGCTTCTTCCACCGTCACGGAGGAAACCTTCGCGCCCTTCCCGCCCGCTTTGGCTGCGGCTTCCGCCAACTTACGCACTTCCACTTGGCCCGAGATCCCGTGCCATACGGCGCCCGCGGCCGGCTTGGCCAAGGCCTTAACGTATAGATCGGCCAAATCCTCCACGTGGACCGTGGGCCATTTCTGATTGCCGGCGCCTACGTAACGCACTTCCCCTTCGCGTCCCGCCGCCACCCACATGGCGGGGATGCCTCCGCCCCGGCCGTACACGATGCCGGGACGCAGGACCATGCCCTTCATGGCTTTCGCCGTCAGCGCCAAGATCTCATGGGCAGGCCTCCACGCGACGATGCCCAAGGGCGAGGTGGGGGAGGATTCGTCCGCCGGCGTCGCGCCGGTCTGGCCCAGTACCCATACGCCGCTGGTGTAGATGAACGGTTTGTTCGCTCCGCTCAAAGCATCCAGGATGGCTTCCACCGTGGCGCGGTCGGACGTCGCCATATTCGCGTCGTTGGTGGCGGCCATGTGGATGACCGCATCGCAGGTGCGGGCCACGGTGGTGATGGTTTCCTTGTCGGTGAGCTCGGCTTGCACCACGGTCAAGCCGCGGATACCCAATTTCTTAGCGGACTCCTCGTTGCGCGCCATTCCGGTCAGGGAGTGTCCGGCCGCTTTGAGCGCGTCAGTAACCGCGGTTCCGATGTACCCCGTCGCTCCCGTGAGAAAAACCTTCATCATCCGCTCCTGGAATTTTTTCGTTCCTGAGAAGATAGGTGTCGTAACGACTAAATGCGAGGGAAAAGGGGGGTCGCTTGCCACCTTTGGGACCGGCTGGGACGAATGGCGCGACGGCATGGACGCCGGCCGGGGTTCAGATGAGCCGTTTGCCGGTCTTGCCGTCTTCCGTGGAAGATCGCCGGCATTGGCGCGACCCCATCCTTGTCGATGCGGAGGTAACTTGGGGCACGGCTACTCGACGATTTTCAATTTGCGGCTTAGCAAATCCAACATGCGGGGTTCGCCCCCGGCCAGACCGGGCTTGATTTCGATGTGGTACAAGGCGTTCTTCCGCATCCCGAGGAAGAAGGAAGCCGTTTCCGATTCGGAAAAGGCGAACGCCTCCAAGCCGTACTGGTCCTTTCCGTTGACGCGGTCGGAACCCGAGTGGCCGTCTATTAATTCCTGATACATGTGCGCTGCGGCGGGATGCCGTATGTAATTACTGTACCCCGAGACCACTTGGTAAACCTTCCCATCAAAGGCGTAGGCTTCGGTGAAAGTCGCATACGAAACGTAGGTGCCTTCGGATGCCTTGTAGCGGTTTCGCTTCCCCGGTTCCAGATCGCGCGGTTCCGCCCCGTGGCCCAGGGCGATTTGCAAATCCTCGGCGCTGGGGAAGCGCATAAGAATGGCGGCATTGACCGGCCGTTCTTTGGGCCAAAGTTTGTACACGTAGAACCCTGTCGTGGCCAGCATCAGCAGGGCGACTTGCAACATGAGTTTGGAGGGACGGTATAACCCCAAGTACCAATACCATAGGCTGCCCCGGCTCGCGAACCAGGCCGCGACAGGCTTGCGAAGGATGCGGAAAGAGACGTACCAGACGGGCACGATCGGAACGAGCAGGGCCGCGGCGCCCACGACTCCGTTGCGATCGCTGCTGAACAGCATTACTATGAACAAGGCGCCGATCACCGTGGCGCATGGGAATAAAACGCAGGCGAGACCGATCAGGATCCGGGATTTCCAGGACATGGTTGGCAAAGATATCCCATCGGCCGGAATTGCCAAGGGCCAATTCCAATGGTGGTTTTCAAGTAGCGCCAGGGCTGCCGGCAGGAACCTTCTGCCCGGCTAGGGCATCCTTTAAGCGCTTGGCTTGGTTGAAGTGCCGCTTCTCATGCTCGACCAAGATTGTGATGCAAGCCCGCAGCGAGTAGGTCACGAAGGGGCCAGCGGGCGAGGTGATGATCTGCTTGTCCAAATCCTCCTCCCGGATCGCCTTCAGCTTTTCCGTCAATTGCGCGTTCGAGGTCGCGACTTCTCCCGCCAGGTTGCGGCCGTAGCGGGAGCTGAGGGGCATAAAGACCGGGAAGGTCTTGGATTTGCCTTGGGTCTCGGGGGAAACCGCCTTCAGGATCATCTTGGCCCAGAAGGTCGGGAGGAAAGGGATCCGGCTCCAAGCGTTGCGGCGATGCCGATTCTGGGCGACCGCGTCAAGTACATTATGATAGGACCGGTTGCACTGGATGATATGGTCCAGGCACTCGTTGATGCTCCACGCCTTCTCTTCCGGCTTGAGATCCGCATCGGCCGCGGACAAGTCCGAAAATTCCGCCGCGAATTTACCCGAGAGATCGGCGAGTTCCTGGATTTTCCGTTCGATGAATTTCATGGTTGGCCTTTAACGGACAATTTTCATTGTCCTGTGGAAATCCGCGGTTTTGAAGTCGACGAAGTATAGGGAACCGCGCAAACCCTCCGGCAGAGGCACGGAGTGGGAGCCGGCATCTAGGGTCGCATCGATTAATCTCGAAAGCATCCTGCCCTTAAAATCGTAAAGCCGGATCGCTACATGGGCCCTTTTCGGAAGCCCGAAACGCAAGGATTGGTTCCTGCCATCGCTGAACCGTTGCAGCTCGAAGCCCATCGGCGCCGGCCCGTCAGCGATCCCGGTTGGCCCATATCCCGGTCGATTGAGCGCGTACAGGATGCCGTTGAGGAATAACTTATTCCAGTTAGAGCCTGAATTCCACGTATCGGCGTTATGGCCGGGAGCCAATCCGAAATAGCGTCCTCCCTGATAGTTGTGCCTGTAGACGAAGGGATAAAAGGACTGCGTTTGTCCGGCCGGGTAATCTTTAGCGTCGGCCCTGATCAACACCTTGTAACTCGTGTCGGCCTCGGTGAAAAACAAGCTGTCGACCCGGACCTGCTGGTTGTCGGTAAAATCCTTGGGCAGGCCCATGGTCAGGAATTCATTCGGGTCCGACACATGGTAGGTACTGCTCTGCGGCCCGATATCGTTCACGTACCGCAGGCCCATGAAGGTCCGGACGTACCATGGCCAGTTGCTGTTCATCCTGGTGTGGGCGTGCACGCCGACTACCCCTTTCCCCGAGAGCACCCAATCCTTGAACGCCGAATCCTGATCCGCGCTCATGGTATCGCTCAGTCCCGTGGAGGGATTGGCCTTGTTGTACGCCTCGGGGTACATCAGCACGACCGCGGCGTATTGCGCCAGATTGGCTTTGTTGAATGACGTCAGATGAATCGTGGTATCGATCGTGAAGGCGTTTGACGAGGCGAATCCCTTCATCAACGTCATGGCCGCAGCGATGCCGGCCGCGTGGCCGCTATAGGGGAGGGAATCCTTGAACACCAGTATTTTTTCGCCATTAGCGGAAATGGAGGACGGTATCGACAATGCGAGCAAGGACAACACCATCGCGCGCCCGAAAACCCTGCTTAGCATATCACCCGCCCTTTTTGAGGCATAATTTATCGTTTCGTTTCGATAACTTACCCTGACCCGATGGGTTCGGGATGGGGTTTTTTAGCCTATACAATCATGGGCATCGGGCAAACTGAAAACGGAGGGAAAAGCATTATATAATCCAAGAGGAGGCAATATGCGCCGATTGATTTTATTCTGCATGTTCCCGGTCTTAGCGTTCGCCCAGATTGCGCTTCAGGCCGGCGGGCAAACCGCAGCCTTCACGCTAAAGGCCGGCGGCAAGGCTGCCTGGAACATCGCGGGCGCCCCGATCGGCAATTCCCCGAAAGCGCCGGTTTCGGATTTCCGCATCAGCATGGCCGGAAACAAGCTTTTCGTACAAGCGGGTACTAAAGGCTTGCTTCGCCTGGTCGATAGCCGCGGACGCATCGCTGCCACGCTGGCGGTGGATCATGACGGGTATGCGGCATTGCCGCACGGACTTCCAATCAGTATTTACGCGGCCAGATTCGAGGCGCCGGGAATGCGCCCGAGGATCGCGAAATTAGCGGTGGTACGATGAAGATTTTATTCATGATCCTGGTATCGGCCTCTCTCCTGCCGGCCATGACGCTCAGCGTGGATAGCGTCACGGTTGACAGCGTTTGGAACAGCGATAGTGGCGGCGTGGCCCGGCGTTCCTGCCTGGTCACTTTCGTGCCCAAGGGGGATGCGCAGTATGCCTGGTGCGCTCCCTCCGTTTCGTTTAACGGGGGCTCAACCTGGTTTGCGGACTCCATCGTCTGCGTGAACAAGGCAATTGATACCCTGCTTCCCTGCGGCAAGAAAAAAACCATCACGCTACGGATTAAAGGGGGCGACCGGAACGATGTCGCCATCCGCATGACCGCCAAATTACTCGACTCGTCCGGCCACTATGAGGTGGACTTCGCCAAGATGCAAATCGAAGACCCTTTGTCCGTGGGAGGGTTGTGGTCCAACAATACTCAGGGCGTTGGAGGCAACGCGGCCCCGCTTAACCTCACCAGCATGCGCGTAGCCTTGGCCTCGGATGGTGTCACGCGCATCGCCATGGAAAACCACGGGGGCATCGAGTACGACGACAGCTTCGCTTTTATCCCCGGCTGGGGCGCCAACCAGTTCCTGGAAGCGGTGATCTATAAGGCCGCCGGCTACAACCCCAACGCCAGCGGGTCGAATCATGAATTGGAAATCATCCTGGGTTGCCGGACGGCCAGCGGTATCCATCGCTGGAACGAATTTCTGTTCAACTCGGGCGGAGGGGTCGATATCGTGAGCCTTGACGGAGGTCCCAGCGCTTTCACCTCCATCGGGGTAAGCGCCGGCGCCGCCCGGATTCCGGTAGACGGCGACGTGTTCCGCGCCACCAAGATCGGCAATGCGCTGAAATTTTACCAGAACGGCGTTCTGATTTGCAGCTATACGGGCCCGCTGGCCGCCGATGGCAGCGGGATCGGCATCGGCGGGTTTGTCCGCCCGGACGGCTCGGTGCACAACAAATACGGGTTCCGCCGGCTTACCCTGGGCAATCTCTAGGCTTGTCGGCGGGCCGCGCCCGGATCGCCAGAACGGATCACCAGCATAAAAAAAGCCCCCGGAGTCTCCTCCAGGGGCTTCATCTTTTCCAATCGGCTCAACGGCCGACCGGGACTAGTAGCGGTAGTGGTTCGCCTTGTAAGGCCCTTCCACCGGCACGTTGATGTAGTCGGACTGCTTCTTCGAAAGCTTGGTCAGCTTCACGCCCAGCTTGTCCAGATGCAGGCGGGCCACTTCCTCGTCCAGGTGCTTGGGCAAGGTGTAGACCCCCACTTCCAGCTTCTTGGTCCAGAGTTCGATCTGCGCCAGCGACTGGTTAGTGAACGAGGTCGACATCACGAAGCTCGGATGGCCGGTGGCGCAGCCGAGGTTCACCAGGCGGCCTTCGGCCAGCAGGTAGATGCAATGGCCGTCGGGGAAGATGTACTTGTCCACCTGGGGCTTGATGTTGACGTGCTTGATGCCGGGCCAGCCGCGCAGGCCGGCGATGTCCACTTCGGAATCGAAGTGGCCGATGTTGCAGACGATGGACTGATCCTTCATCTTGCTCATGTGCTCGGCGGTGATGATGTCCACGTTGCCGGTGGTGGTAACGAAGATGTTACCCTCGGCCAGGGCGTCCTCGACCGTGGTCACCTTGTAGCCTTCCATCGCGGCCTGCAGGGCGCAGATGGGGTCGATTTCGGTGACGATGGTGCGGGCGCCGAAATTGCGCATGGACTGGGCGCAGCCCTTGCCCACGTCGCCGTAGCCGCAGATGACGGCGATCTTGCCGGCGACCATGGTGTCAGTGGCGCGCTTGATGCCGTCGGCCAGGGATTCCCGGCAGCCGTAAAGGTTGTCGAACTTGGACTTGGTCACCGAGTCGTTCACGTTGATGGCGGGGACGAGCAGCTCGCCCTTCTCGAACATCTGGTACAGGCGATGCACGCCGGTGGTGGTCTCTTCCGAAACGCCCTTCCAATCCTTGACGTAGCGGGCCCACATGCCCGGGGCTTCCTTAAGCGTCCGCTTCAGGAGCTTCAGGATCACCGCTTCCTCTTCGGAACCGGCCTTGCGGTCGAGGAAGGAAGGATCCTTCTCGGCCTTGACGCCCCAGTGCAGGAGCAGGGTGGCGTCGCCGCCGTCGTCGACGATCAGTTCCGGTCCGATCAGCTCGCCGTTCTTGCCCGGAAAGCTGAGGGCGGCCAGGGTGCATTCCCAGTACTCTTCCAGGGTCTCGCCCTTCCAGGCGTAGACGGGGGTGCCGGCCTTGGCGATGGCCGCGGCGGCATGGTCCTGGGTGGAGAAGATGTTGCACGAGGCCCAGCGCACGTCGGCGCCGAGTTCCTTCAAGGTCTCGATGAGCACGCCGGTCTGGATGGTCATGTGCAGCGAGCCCATGATGCGAACGCCCTTGAGGGGCTTGGTCTTGCCGTACTTCGCGCGGGTGGCCATCAGGCCGGGCATTTCATGCTCGGCGATCTCGAGCTCCTTGCGGCCGAAGTCGGCCAGGCTCATATCGGCGACTTGGAAGTTGCCCCAAGTGGGGGCGTTGTACTGGGACTGCTTGACGCCCTTGGGCGCTGCCTGGGTCATGGTCGACATGGATTCGTTCCTTTGTTGTTCCGTTAATTCCTGAATATGAAAAGGCCCGCCGCGTATCCTACGGGCGGGCCGGGAGGGATTTAGGCCATCACCTTTTCGGGCTTGCCCGCGGTGAGCTTGGCGGCGGAAGCCTTGAGGGCCTCGGCCTTGTCGGTCTTTTCCCAGGTGAAGGCATCGCCCTTGCGGCCGAAATGGCCATGGGTGGCGGTCGCCTTGTAACGGGGCTTCAGCAGATCCAGGGTGCGGATGATACCGGCCGGAGTGAGGTCGAAATGCTCGTGCACCAGGGCCTCGAGGGCCTCGGTGGAAAGCTTGGAGGTGCCGAAGGTATCGACGTAGACGGAGACGGGCTTGGCGACGCCGATGGCGTAGGCCACCTGAACTTCGCACTTGGTGGCCAGGCCGGCCGCCACGATGTTCTTGGCCACGTAGCGCGCGGCGTACGCGGCGCTGCGGTCCACCTTGGACGGATCCTTGCCCGAGAAGGCGCCGCCGCCGTGGCGGCCCATGCCGCCGTAGGTGTCCACGATGATCTTGCGGCCGGTGAGGCCGGAGTCGCCCATGGGTCCGCCGACCACGAAGCGGCCGGTGGGGTTGATGTAGAACTTGGTGTTGGCGTCGAGGAGGTGGGCGGGGATGGTCGCCTTGATGCACTTCTCGAGGATTTCCTTCACGAGGGTGGCGTGGTCCACTTCCTCGCCGTGCTGGGTGGAGACCACGATGGCG
This region of Fibrobacterota bacterium genomic DNA includes:
- a CDS encoding methionine adenosyltransferase, producing MSRQLFTSESVSMGHPDKMADQISDSILDAMLEQDPKSRVACETMLATGMVIIAGEITTKANIDFQKVVRDAVARTGYTNAEWGFDAKTCNVMVALNKQSPDISQGVTEGEGLHKEQGAGDQGMMFGFACDDTPELMPMPIHYSHRLMEKLAELREKGVLTWLRPDSKSQVTVEYIDGKPKRIDAIVVSTQHGEEVDHATLVKEILEKCIKATIPAHLLDANTKFYINPTGRFVVGGPMGDSGLTGRKIIVDTYGGMGRHGGGAFSGKDPSKVDRSAAYAARYVAKNIVAAGLATKCEVQVAYAIGVAKPVSVYVDTFGTSKLSTEALEALVHEHFDLTPAGIIRTLDLLKPRYKATATHGHFGRKGDAFTWEKTDKAEALKASAAKLTAGKPEKVMA
- a CDS encoding YceI family protein encodes the protein MRICSGMVKSLIVSALAVGAAAQAKTYEAIKGESSLSYGLVHPMHHITGVSRDFLCQVDLSPDTVSSHIKVSAAISSFDSKNSSRDSHAMEMVEAMKYPKVEFSSDAVKPEGDGYLVSGNLTFHGITHPVSFHVTPKSAGGKEEIIGEFAVKLSDYKVERPSLLFVRTEDKLTIRFDLFAKP
- a CDS encoding DinB family protein; amino-acid sequence: MKFIERKIQELADLSGKFAAEFSDLSAADADLKPEEKAWSINECLDHIIQCNRSYHNVLDAVAQNRHRRNAWSRIPFLPTFWAKMILKAVSPETQGKSKTFPVFMPLSSRYGRNLAGEVATSNAQLTEKLKAIREEDLDKQIITSPAGPFVTYSLRACITILVEHEKRHFNQAKRLKDALAGQKVPAGSPGAT
- a CDS encoding adenosylhomocysteinase; translation: MTQAAPKGVKQSQYNAPTWGNFQVADMSLADFGRKELEIAEHEMPGLMATRAKYGKTKPLKGVRIMGSLHMTIQTGVLIETLKELGADVRWASCNIFSTQDHAAAAIAKAGTPVYAWKGETLEEYWECTLAALSFPGKNGELIGPELIVDDGGDATLLLHWGVKAEKDPSFLDRKAGSEEEAVILKLLKRTLKEAPGMWARYVKDWKGVSEETTTGVHRLYQMFEKGELLVPAINVNDSVTKSKFDNLYGCRESLADGIKRATDTMVAGKIAVICGYGDVGKGCAQSMRNFGARTIVTEIDPICALQAAMEGYKVTTVEDALAEGNIFVTTTGNVDIITAEHMSKMKDQSIVCNIGHFDSEVDIAGLRGWPGIKHVNIKPQVDKYIFPDGHCIYLLAEGRLVNLGCATGHPSFVMSTSFTNQSLAQIELWTKKLEVGVYTLPKHLDEEVARLHLDKLGVKLTKLSKKQSDYINVPVEGPYKANHYRY
- a CDS encoding HD domain-containing protein, which gives rise to MAMDPIPDEDKDLRSILEMNLDGLDTLGVEDNSFRSAGPAEPMTLEKRMSGSARLTRLQAQWEKGQTGDAPSGLPFNRGLVQIEPAERTLTYKATVVKTWDSAVQDAKGIYDSICLGEMANLSQVRTLVGSFLDVLEKDRNILLALCLYQSPNLAEYLYRHGVNMCLVSLAAATASGYSKGQVLEIGQAALLADVGMAMVPEAILLKAGKLTEEELAEIHRHPANSFALLEKIHDASDYILAAAYQHHERLTGAGYPKRRSQAQISQVARIVAISDTLCAMVHKRSHRDALTPQMALDKVIKMGQMNFLDPVLIRNLLRYLSVFPIGTYVELVSGRMGRVVAAHPEDPTRPVISILRNEKGMPLPMKQILQVDLMKEKNEKIIKVVDGEAEKFRPLDGF
- a CDS encoding NAD-dependent epimerase/dehydratase family protein codes for the protein MMKVFLTGATGYIGTAVTDALKAAGHSLTGMARNEESAKKLGIRGLTVVQAELTDKETITTVARTCDAVIHMAATNDANMATSDRATVEAILDALSGANKPFIYTSGVWVLGQTGATPADESSPTSPLGIVAWRPAHEILALTAKAMKGMVLRPGIVYGRGGGIPAMWVAAGREGEVRYVGAGNQKWPTVHVEDLADLYVKALAKPAAGAVWHGISGQVEVRKLAEAAAKAGGKGAKVSSVTVEEARKAMGPFADALAANQIISSDKTKQALGWKPSRPGILEDVAAGSYVQA
- a CDS encoding DUF2188 domain-containing protein, translating into MQPRIIYQVVPRNDEWHVVKGRNECEGRFKSKPDAVEFARFLAMREAVAELRVAKLDGSIQSEYTFGKDPHEVEG
- a CDS encoding NAD(P)H-binding protein, translated to MGLKVVVTGATGMVGKAVLLECLDSAAVEQVLAIGRRPIGMKHPKLSERLLADMSDPASIADALSGVDACYFCLGVSSMGMSEAEYSRLTYDLTLGFAKALAASSPQAVFCYVSGAGTDSSEKGKRMWARVKGKTENALQRLPFKAAYNFRPGFIRPMRGVASRTKTYQVLITLFRPLFPLLALSKAFATDSVTLGRAMLYVTQKLPEGRFVESVDINRYGKAG
- a CDS encoding ThuA domain-containing protein, with the protein product MLSRVFGRAMVLSLLALSIPSSISANGEKILVFKDSLPYSGHAAGIAAAMTLMKGFASSNAFTIDTTIHLTSFNKANLAQYAAVVLMYPEAYNKANPSTGLSDTMSADQDSAFKDWVLSGKGVVGVHAHTRMNSNWPWYVRTFMGLRYVNDIGPQSSTYHVSDPNEFLTMGLPKDFTDNQQVRVDSLFFTEADTSYKVLIRADAKDYPAGQTQSFYPFVYRHNYQGGRYFGLAPGHNADTWNSGSNWNKLFLNGILYALNRPGYGPTGIADGPAPMGFELQRFSDGRNQSLRFGLPKRAHVAIRLYDFKGRMLSRLIDATLDAGSHSVPLPEGLRGSLYFVDFKTADFHRTMKIVR